A region of Esox lucius isolate fEsoLuc1 chromosome 3, fEsoLuc1.pri, whole genome shotgun sequence DNA encodes the following proteins:
- the LOC105030507 gene encoding metallophosphoesterase 1 isoform X2 gives MPVLNVACSVVVVVLGAVCSVFIFCEYLIYYAAILQCSWPGIDHGVTAGERSADGQPELLRAMVLADTHLLGAVGGHWFDKLRREWQMERAFQTALALLRPEVVFILGDVFDEGKWSSPKNWDEDVGRFQKMFRHSSDTDLVVLVGNHDIGFHYEMDWFKLQRFEKVFNATSTRMITKKGVNFLLVNSVALHGDGCPICQSVEKQLFTLSRDLNCSLLQNSQSSIIREDCRDAWIYPPSSPVILQHYPLYRVSDAGCTGRDAAPPEERHLLFREKYDVLSQEASHRLLQWFKPRLVLSGHTHSGCQVLHDNLYPEISVPSFNWRNRNNPSFILGFWKTLGFWEKLATLMTTHRDVLTVQGRSDRTGMTFRMSPRLLSQSYNVVLPL, from the exons ATGCCGGTCTTGAACGTCGCGTGCAGCGTTGTTGTGGTGGTGCTCGGAGCGGTCTGCAGCGTTTTTATATTCTGTGAGTATCTGATTTATTACGCGGCGATATTACAGTGCAGTTGGCCGGGAATTGACCATGGTGTGACGGCGGGAGAGAGGAGCGCGGACGGCCAACCGGAGCTCCTCCGGGCTATGGTGCTTGCAGACACGCACCTTCTCGGCGCCGTTGGCGGGCACTGGTTTGACAAACTGCGAAG GGAATGGCAGATGGAACGGGCTTTCCAGACAGCTCTGGCTCTTCTCCGGCCAGAGGTAGTCTTTATTCTGGGGGACGTGTTTGACGAGGGGAAGTGGAGCTCTCCAAAG AACTGGGACGAGGACGTGGGCCGTTTCCAGAAGATGTTTCGGCACTCCAGTGACACGGATCTAGTAGTGCTGGTGGGAAACCACGACATCGGATTTCATTATGA AATGGATTGGTTCAAGTTACAGCGGTTTGAGAAGGTCTTCAACGCCACCTCTACCAGAATGATCACCAAGAAAGGTGTCAA CTTCCTATTGGTCAACAGCGTGGCGCTGCACGGCGACGGCTGTCCCATCTGCCAATCAGTGGAGAAACAGCTGTTCACACTGTCCAGGGATCTCAACTGTTCCCTCCTACAG AATTCCCAGTCCAGCATCATAAGAGAAGACTGCCGAGACGCATGGATCTACCCTCCCTCATCGCCTGTAATTCTGCAG CATTATCCTCTGTACAGAGTGAGTGATGCAGGATGCACAGGCCGGGATGCTGCTCCTCCAGAAGAGCGCCACCTGCTGTTCAGAGAAAAGTATGACGTACTCTCCCAGGAGGCCTCACACAGG CTGTTGCAATGGTTTAAGCCCCGCCTGGTTCTCAGTGGCCACACCCACAGTGGCTGCCAGGTTCTCCATGACAACCTATACCCAGAGATCAGTGTACCGTCCTTCAACTGGAGGAACCGCAACAACCCAAGCTTCATCCTG GGTTTCTGGAAGACACTGGGATTTTGGGAAAAACTTGCAACCTTAATGACGACGCACAGGGATGTTCTGACCGTACAGGGACGTTCTGACCGTACAGGGATGACCTTCCGGATGTCTCCGAGACTGCTGTCTCAAAGCTATAATGTTGTTCTCCCACTCTAA
- the LOC105030507 gene encoding metallophosphoesterase 1 isoform X1, with protein MPVLNVACSVVVVVLGAVCSVFIFCEYLIYYAAILQCSWPGIDHGVTAGERSADGQPELLRAMVLADTHLLGAVGGHWFDKLRREWQMERAFQTALALLRPEVVFILGDVFDEGKWSSPKNWDEDVGRFQKMFRHSSDTDLVVLVGNHDIGFHYEMDWFKLQRFEKVFNATSTRMITKKGVNFLLVNSVALHGDGCPICQSVEKQLFTLSRDLNCSLLQNSQSSIIREDCRDAWIYPPSSPVILQHYPLYRVSDAGCTGRDAAPPEERHLLFREKYDVLSQEASHRLLQWFKPRLVLSGHTHSGCQVLHDNLYPEISVPSFNWRNRNNPSFILGSFSPGAYGLSKCFLPEESTVIALYCSTGASLLLLPLLHILWRRGLLQYLSPCASSKHQSL; from the exons ATGCCGGTCTTGAACGTCGCGTGCAGCGTTGTTGTGGTGGTGCTCGGAGCGGTCTGCAGCGTTTTTATATTCTGTGAGTATCTGATTTATTACGCGGCGATATTACAGTGCAGTTGGCCGGGAATTGACCATGGTGTGACGGCGGGAGAGAGGAGCGCGGACGGCCAACCGGAGCTCCTCCGGGCTATGGTGCTTGCAGACACGCACCTTCTCGGCGCCGTTGGCGGGCACTGGTTTGACAAACTGCGAAG GGAATGGCAGATGGAACGGGCTTTCCAGACAGCTCTGGCTCTTCTCCGGCCAGAGGTAGTCTTTATTCTGGGGGACGTGTTTGACGAGGGGAAGTGGAGCTCTCCAAAG AACTGGGACGAGGACGTGGGCCGTTTCCAGAAGATGTTTCGGCACTCCAGTGACACGGATCTAGTAGTGCTGGTGGGAAACCACGACATCGGATTTCATTATGA AATGGATTGGTTCAAGTTACAGCGGTTTGAGAAGGTCTTCAACGCCACCTCTACCAGAATGATCACCAAGAAAGGTGTCAA CTTCCTATTGGTCAACAGCGTGGCGCTGCACGGCGACGGCTGTCCCATCTGCCAATCAGTGGAGAAACAGCTGTTCACACTGTCCAGGGATCTCAACTGTTCCCTCCTACAG AATTCCCAGTCCAGCATCATAAGAGAAGACTGCCGAGACGCATGGATCTACCCTCCCTCATCGCCTGTAATTCTGCAG CATTATCCTCTGTACAGAGTGAGTGATGCAGGATGCACAGGCCGGGATGCTGCTCCTCCAGAAGAGCGCCACCTGCTGTTCAGAGAAAAGTATGACGTACTCTCCCAGGAGGCCTCACACAGG CTGTTGCAATGGTTTAAGCCCCGCCTGGTTCTCAGTGGCCACACCCACAGTGGCTGCCAGGTTCTCCATGACAACCTATACCCAGAGATCAGTGTACCGTCCTTCAACTGGAGGAACCGCAACAACCCAAGCTTCATCCTG GGGTCGTTCTCCCCAGGCGCCTACGGCCTATCCAAGTGTTTCCTCCCGGAGGAGAGCACCGTAATAGCCCTCTACTGCTCCACGGGAGCCAGCTTGCTCCTCCTGCCGCTCCTCCACATTCTGTGGAGGCGAGGTCTCCTCCAGTACCTCAGCCCCTGCGCCAGCAGCAAGCACCAGTCTCTCTGA
- the LOC105030507 gene encoding metallophosphoesterase 1 isoform X3 — protein MVLADTHLLGAVGGHWFDKLRREWQMERAFQTALALLRPEVVFILGDVFDEGKWSSPKNWDEDVGRFQKMFRHSSDTDLVVLVGNHDIGFHYEMDWFKLQRFEKVFNATSTRMITKKGVNFLLVNSVALHGDGCPICQSVEKQLFTLSRDLNCSLLQNSQSSIIREDCRDAWIYPPSSPVILQHYPLYRVSDAGCTGRDAAPPEERHLLFREKYDVLSQEASHRLLQWFKPRLVLSGHTHSGCQVLHDNLYPEISVPSFNWRNRNNPSFILGSFSPGAYGLSKCFLPEESTVIALYCSTGASLLLLPLLHILWRRGLLQYLSPCASSKHQSL, from the exons ATGGTGCTTGCAGACACGCACCTTCTCGGCGCCGTTGGCGGGCACTGGTTTGACAAACTGCGAAG GGAATGGCAGATGGAACGGGCTTTCCAGACAGCTCTGGCTCTTCTCCGGCCAGAGGTAGTCTTTATTCTGGGGGACGTGTTTGACGAGGGGAAGTGGAGCTCTCCAAAG AACTGGGACGAGGACGTGGGCCGTTTCCAGAAGATGTTTCGGCACTCCAGTGACACGGATCTAGTAGTGCTGGTGGGAAACCACGACATCGGATTTCATTATGA AATGGATTGGTTCAAGTTACAGCGGTTTGAGAAGGTCTTCAACGCCACCTCTACCAGAATGATCACCAAGAAAGGTGTCAA CTTCCTATTGGTCAACAGCGTGGCGCTGCACGGCGACGGCTGTCCCATCTGCCAATCAGTGGAGAAACAGCTGTTCACACTGTCCAGGGATCTCAACTGTTCCCTCCTACAG AATTCCCAGTCCAGCATCATAAGAGAAGACTGCCGAGACGCATGGATCTACCCTCCCTCATCGCCTGTAATTCTGCAG CATTATCCTCTGTACAGAGTGAGTGATGCAGGATGCACAGGCCGGGATGCTGCTCCTCCAGAAGAGCGCCACCTGCTGTTCAGAGAAAAGTATGACGTACTCTCCCAGGAGGCCTCACACAGG CTGTTGCAATGGTTTAAGCCCCGCCTGGTTCTCAGTGGCCACACCCACAGTGGCTGCCAGGTTCTCCATGACAACCTATACCCAGAGATCAGTGTACCGTCCTTCAACTGGAGGAACCGCAACAACCCAAGCTTCATCCTG GGGTCGTTCTCCCCAGGCGCCTACGGCCTATCCAAGTGTTTCCTCCCGGAGGAGAGCACCGTAATAGCCCTCTACTGCTCCACGGGAGCCAGCTTGCTCCTCCTGCCGCTCCTCCACATTCTGTGGAGGCGAGGTCTCCTCCAGTACCTCAGCCCCTGCGCCAGCAGCAAGCACCAGTCTCTCTGA
- the LOC105030514 gene encoding guanine nucleotide-binding protein G(s) subunit alpha isoform X4: MFDVGGQRDERRKWIQCFNDVTAIIFVVASSSYNMVIREDNNTNRLREALDLFRSIWNNRWLRTISVILFLNKQDMLAEKVLAGKSKIEDYFPEYARYTIPNEATPEPGEDPKVTRAKFFIRDEFLRISTASGDGRHYCYPHFTCAVDTENIRRVFNDCRDIIQRMHLRQYELL; this comes from the exons ATGTTTGATGTGGGCGGTCAGCGAGACGAAAGGAGAAAATGGATCCAATGCTTTAATG ATGTGACTGCCATCATCTTTGTGGTTGCTAGCAGCAGTTATAACATGGTGATCCGAGAAGACAACAACACCAACAGACTCCGGGAAGCCCTGGACCTCTTCCGCAGTATCTGGAATAACAG ATGGTTACGTACCATATCGGTCATATTGTTTCTGAACAAGCAGGACATGTTGGCTGAGAAGGTACTAGCTGGGAAATCTAAAATTGAAGACTACTTCCCTGAATATGCTCGCTACACCATACCAAATGAAG CAACTCCTGAACCTGGCGAAGACCCCAAAGTGACAAGAGCTAAGTTTTTCATCCGAGACGAGTTCCTG CGGATCAGCACCGCGAGTGGCGATGGCCGACATTACTGCTATCCTCACTTCACCTGTGCCGTGGACACGGAGAACATCCGGCGCGTCTTCAACGACTGTCGTGACATCATCCAGAGGATGCACCTACGACAGTATGAACTCTTGTGA
- the LOC117594268 gene encoding keratin-associated protein 6-2-like — protein MDLSHTLRLGYGTDLNHTQRLGYGYGTDLNHTLRLGYGYGTDLNHTLRLGYGMDLSHTLRLGYGYGTDLNHTLRLGYGTDLNHTLRLGYGTDLNHTLRLGYGYGTDLNHTLRLGYGYGTDLNHTLRLGYGCRTDLSHTLCLGYGTDLNHTLRLGYGYRTDLNHTLRLGYGYRTDLNHTLRLGHGPQPHTTSRLRTSTTHYV, from the coding sequence ATGGACCTCAGCCACACACTACGTCTAGGATACGGGACGGacctcaaccacacacaacGTCTAGGCTACGGATATGGGACGGACCTCAACCACACACTACGTCTAGGATATGGATACGGGACGGACCTCAACCACACACTACGTCTAGGATACGGGATGGACCTCAGCCACACACTACGTCTAGGCTACGGATACGGGACGGACCTCAACCACACACTACGTCTAGGCTACGGGACAGACCTCAACCACACACTACGTCTAGGCTACGGGACGGACCTCAACCACACACTACGTCTAGGATATGGATACGGGACGGACCTCAACCACACACTACGTCTAGGCTACGGATACGGGACGGACCTCAACCACACACTACGTCTAGGATACGGATGCAGGACGGACCTCAGCCACACACTATGTCTAGGATACGGGACGGACCTCAACCACACACTACGTCTAGGCTACGGATACAGGACGGACCTCAACCACACACTACGTCTAGGCTACGGATACAGGACGGACCTCAACCACACACTACGTCTAGGCCATGGACCTCAACCACACACTACGTCTAGGCTACGGACCTCAACCACACACTACGTCTAG